In Excalfactoria chinensis isolate bCotChi1 chromosome 3, bCotChi1.hap2, whole genome shotgun sequence, one DNA window encodes the following:
- the ASRGL1 gene encoding isoaspartyl peptidase/L-asparaginase translates to MRNNLLAPLEEFGRMRPVIVVHGGAGRIFKEREEGCRTGVVRAALQGYGVLKQGGSALDAVEEAVRSMEDDPHFNAGCGSVLNEEGEVEMDAIIMDGKNLASGAVSAVKRIANPIKLARLVMEKTKHMLLTDRGAQLFAQAMGVPEIPGEKLITERSRERWKKNLEADSNPVEFQKDLGTVGAVAVDSEGNVACATSTGGLSNKLIGRVGDTACIGSGGYADNCLGATSTTGHGESIMKVVLARLILYHMEQGMSPEMAADTALEYMKTRVGGLGGVIVVSSSGEWAARFSTKQMSWATVKDDELHYGIYTGERHTKSVDEALAS, encoded by the exons ATGAGGAACAACCTGTTGGCACCGCTGGAGGAATTTGGCAGGATGAGGCCTGTCATTGTGGTGCACGGTGGAGCTGGCCGGATCTTCAAAGAACGAGAAGAGGGATGCCGTACTGGTGTTGTCAGAGCTGCGCTGCAGGGTTACGGTGTCCTGAAACAAGGAGGCAGCGCCTTAGATGCAGTTGAGGAGGCGGTACGGTCGATGGAAGATGACCCTCATTTTAATGCAg GCTGTGGTTCTGTTCTTAATGAAGAAGGTGAAGTAGAAATGGATGCCATTATCATGGATGGAAAAAATCTGGCATCTGGAGCGGTATCTGCAGTTAAACGTATAGCAAACCCAATAAAATTAGCTCGACTTGTCATGGAAAAG ACAAAGCACATGCTGCTAACTGACCGTGGTGCACAACTCTTTGCTCAAGCTATGGGCGTTCCTGAGATTCCAGGGGAGAAACTCATAACTGAGAGATCTCGGGAGAGATGGAAGAAGAATCTTGAGGCAGATTCCAATCCTGTCGAGTTCCAGAA AGACCTGGGAACAGTTGGTGCAGTTGCTGTAGACAGTGAAGGAAATGTAGCTTGTGCAACATCCACTGGAGGACTCTCTAATAAATTGATTGGCCGTGTTGGTGACACAGCATGCATAG GAAGTGGAGGTTATGCTGATAACTGTTTGGGTGCCACTTCAACCACCGGACATGGAGAGAGCATTATGAAAGTCGTCTTAGCCCGACTGATCCTCTATCACATGGAGCAAG GAATGTCACCAGAGATGGCTGCTGACACCGCATTAGAATACATGAAGACTCGAGTTGGAGGCTTGGGAGGTGTTATTGTTGTTAGCAGTTCAGGAGAGTGGGCAGCAAGGTTTTCCACCAAGCAGATGTCCTGGGCTACTGTAAAGGATGATGAACTACATTATGGGATCTACACTGGGGAGAGGCATACAAAATCTGTTGATGAAGCACTTGCGTCTTAA